The Phalacrocorax carbo chromosome 28, bPhaCar2.1, whole genome shotgun sequence genome has a window encoding:
- the TOMM40L gene encoding mitochondrial import receptor subunit TOM40B isoform X1 produces MGGKRCPHPRWRRRLREGVSGGAGARGRDGCARRGRGGRAAVGPGRAMGNVLGPAAPRAPRRGEPLGSPGSFDELHRQCKEIFPQQMEGVKLIVTKTLSSHFQVTHTVHMSTLGPSSYHFNATYVGDRQLSPTEVFPTLVGDMDNSGSLNAQVLHLVAERIRTKAVFQTHQAKFVTWQFDGEYRGDDCTATLTLGNPDLLGESVILVAHFLQSVTSRLVLGGEMVYHRRPGEEGAILTLAGKYTALKWVATLNVGYGGAHASYYHRANEQVQVGVELEANTRLQDTTFAFGYQLNLPQANMVFRGLLDSNWSVGGVLEKKLPPLPVTLALGAFLNHWKNRFHCGFSVIVG; encoded by the exons ATGGGCGGCAAGCGCTGCCCTCACCCgagatggcggcggcggcttcGCGAAGGCGTTTCCGGTGGCGCCGGTGCCCGTGGCCGCGATGGCTGCGCccggcggggaaggggggggcgggcggccgtagggccgggccgggccatGGGCAACGTGCtgggccccgccgcgccccgggccCCGCGCCGGGGGGAGCCGCTCGGCAGCCCCGGCAGCTTCGATGAGCTGCACCGGCAGTGCAAag agATTTTCCCGCAGCAGATGGAGGGGGTGAAGCTGATCGTCACCAAGACGCTGAGCAGCCACTTCCAG GTGACACACACGGTTCACATGAGCACTCTCGGCCCCTCCAGCTACCACTTCAACGCCACCTACGTGGGGgaccggcagctcagccccactgAG GTCTTCCCCACATTGGTTGGGGACATGGACAACAGCGGCAGCCTCAACGCCCAAGTGCTGCACCTCGTCGCTGAGCGCATCCGCACCAAAGCCGTCTTCCAG ACACACCAGGCCAAGTTCGTGACGTGGCAGTTCGACGGCGAGTACCGGGGGGACGACTGCACTGCCACCCTCACGCTGGGCAACCCTGACCTCCTTGGAGAGTCTG TGATCCTGGTGGCCCATTTCCTCCAGAGCGTCACCTCCCGCCTGGTCCTGGGTGGGGAGATGGTTTATCACCGGCggccaggggaggagggagccaTTCTCACGCTGGCGGGCAAATACACGG CTCTGAAGTGGGTGGCGACGCTGAACGTGGGGTATGGCGGCGCCCACGCCAGCTACTACCACCGAGCCAATGAGCAG GTGCAGGTCGGGGTGGAGCTGGAGGCCAACACACGGCTGCAGGACACCACCTTCGCCTTTGGCTACCAGCTCAACCTGCCGCAGGCCAACATGGTCTTCAGAG GGCTCCTGGACAGTAACTGGAGTGTTGGGGGGGTGCTGGAGAAGAAGCTGCCCCCCCTGCCTGTCACCCTGGCTCTGGGCGCCTTCCTCAACCACTGGAAGAACCGTTTCCACTGCGGCTTCAGCGTCATCGTGGGCTGA
- the NR1I3 gene encoding nuclear receptor subfamily 1 group I member 3 isoform X3 produces MSMSSPSDAEISSCLLPGTQVPRGEDEEPREKKVCAVCGDSATGYHFHVMTCEGCKGFFRRSINKGVRFTCPFARSCPITKAKRRQCQACRLQKCLDMGMRKDMIMSEEALRRRRALRGQRRLAQEQPEGLTAEQQELIDILIVAHQRTFDSSFSQFTHYWPAVRLYVPSPQPQSPLEPGTPAAWPPSPQPDCLDEDVLPDVFSMLPHIADLGTFMIQQIINFAKEIPAFRSLPIDDQISLLKGAAMEICQIQFNTVFNVETNAWECGQHCYTIKDGALAGFQQIYLEPLLKFHISLKKLQLHEAEYVLLQAMQLFSPDHASIAQRDFVDQFQEKVALTLKSYIDHRHPMPEGRFLYAKLLLLLTELQTLKMENTRQILHIQDLSSMTPLLSEIIS; encoded by the exons ATGTCCATGTCGAGCCCCTCGGATGCAGAGATTAGCTCCTGCCTACTGCCAGGCACCCAGGTGCCCAGAGGGGAGGACGAAGAGCCCAGGGAGAAAAAGGTCTGCGCCGTGTGTGGGGACAGCGCCACTGGGTACCACTTCCACGTCATGACCTGCGAGGGCTGCAAGGGCTTCTTCAG GCGCTCCATCAACAAGGGCGTCCGCTTCACCTGCCCCTTCGCCCGGAGCTGCCCCATCACCAAGGCCAAGCGGCGGCAGTGCCAGGCCTGCCGCCTCCAGAAGTGCCTTGACATGGGCATGCGGAAGGACA TGATCATGTCGGAGGAggcgctgcggcggcggcgggcactgcgggggcagcggcggctgGCGCAGGAGCAGCCGGAGGGGCTGACGGCGGAGCAGCAGGAGCTCATCGACATCCTTATTGTGGCCCACCAGCGCACCTTTGACTCCAGCTTCTCCCAGTTCACACACTACTGG CCCGCTGTGCGTCTCTACGTCCCCAGCCCGCAGCCACAGAGCCCGCTGGAACCAGGCACCCCTGCCGCGTGGCCACCATCTCCGCAGCCAGACTGCCTGGACGAGGACGTGCTGCCCGACGTCTTCTCCATGCTGCCTCACATTGCTGACCTCGGCACCTTCATGATCCAGCAGATCATCAACTTCGCCAAGGAGATCCCAGCTTTCAG GAGCTTGCCCATCGACGACCAGATCTCGCTGCTGAAAGGGGCTGCCATGGAGATCTGCCAGATCCAGTTCAACACCGTCTTCAATGTGGAGACCAATGCCTGGGAGTGCGGGCAGCACTGCTACACCATCAAGGACGGAGCCCTGG CTGGCTTTCAGCAGATCTACCTGGAGCCGCTGCTCAAGTTCCACATCAGCCTGAAGAAGCTACAGCTGCACGAGGCCGAGTACGTCCTGCTCCAGGCCATGCAGCTCTTCTCACCAG ACCATGCCAGCATCGCCCAGCGGGACTTTGTCGACCAGTTCCAGGAGAAGGTGGCCCTGACGCTCAAGAGCTACATTGACCACCGGCACCCCATGCCCGAGGGCAG GTTTCTCTACGCaaagttgctgctgctgctgacagagctgcagacGCTGAAGATGGAGAACACACGACAGATCCTCCACATCCAGGACCTGTCCTCCATGACACCGCTGCTCTCCGAAATCATCAGCTAG
- the PCP4L1 gene encoding Purkinje cell protein 4-like protein 1, whose translation MAGWGRCCCPGGRGGAGGGGGSRQSGARGRPAPCCGFAAGGPVSPPSTPFSLQRSPHESPSAAEAPSGQEEAKAVSPKKVEEEEEIDIDLSAPETEKAALAIQGKFRRFQKRKKESGP comes from the exons atggcggggtgggggagatgctgctgcccgggggggcggggtggggctggaggcgggggggggtcccggcaAAGCGGAGCCCGTGGCCGTCCCGCACCCTGCTGCGGGTTTGCTGCCGGGGGCCCCGTGTCACCCCCGAGCAcccctttctctctgcagcGCAGCCCCCATGAGTCCCCCTCTGCGGCAGAAGCCCCCAGCgggcaggaggaag ccaaAGCTGTCAGCCCCAagaaggtggaggaggaggaggagatcgACATCGACCTGAGCGCACCTGAGACAGAGAAAGCCGCGCTCGCCATCCAGGGCAAATTCCGCCGCTTCCAGAAGCGGAAGAAGGAGTCGGGGCCCTGA
- the TOMM40L gene encoding mitochondrial import receptor subunit TOM40B isoform X2 has protein sequence MGGKRCPHPRWRRRLREGVSGGAGARGRDGCARRGRGGRAAVGPGRAMGNVLGPAAPRAPRRGEPLGSPGSFDELHRQCKEIFPQQMEGVKLIVTKTLSSHFQVTHTVHMSTLGPSSYHFNATYVGDRQLSPTEVFPTLVGDMDNSGSLNAQVLHLVAERIRTKAVFQTHQAKFVTWQFDGEYRGDDCTATLTLGNPDLLGESALKWVATLNVGYGGAHASYYHRANEQVQVGVELEANTRLQDTTFAFGYQLNLPQANMVFRGLLDSNWSVGGVLEKKLPPLPVTLALGAFLNHWKNRFHCGFSVIVG, from the exons ATGGGCGGCAAGCGCTGCCCTCACCCgagatggcggcggcggcttcGCGAAGGCGTTTCCGGTGGCGCCGGTGCCCGTGGCCGCGATGGCTGCGCccggcggggaaggggggggcgggcggccgtagggccgggccgggccatGGGCAACGTGCtgggccccgccgcgccccgggccCCGCGCCGGGGGGAGCCGCTCGGCAGCCCCGGCAGCTTCGATGAGCTGCACCGGCAGTGCAAag agATTTTCCCGCAGCAGATGGAGGGGGTGAAGCTGATCGTCACCAAGACGCTGAGCAGCCACTTCCAG GTGACACACACGGTTCACATGAGCACTCTCGGCCCCTCCAGCTACCACTTCAACGCCACCTACGTGGGGgaccggcagctcagccccactgAG GTCTTCCCCACATTGGTTGGGGACATGGACAACAGCGGCAGCCTCAACGCCCAAGTGCTGCACCTCGTCGCTGAGCGCATCCGCACCAAAGCCGTCTTCCAG ACACACCAGGCCAAGTTCGTGACGTGGCAGTTCGACGGCGAGTACCGGGGGGACGACTGCACTGCCACCCTCACGCTGGGCAACCCTGACCTCCTTGGAGAGTCTG CTCTGAAGTGGGTGGCGACGCTGAACGTGGGGTATGGCGGCGCCCACGCCAGCTACTACCACCGAGCCAATGAGCAG GTGCAGGTCGGGGTGGAGCTGGAGGCCAACACACGGCTGCAGGACACCACCTTCGCCTTTGGCTACCAGCTCAACCTGCCGCAGGCCAACATGGTCTTCAGAG GGCTCCTGGACAGTAACTGGAGTGTTGGGGGGGTGCTGGAGAAGAAGCTGCCCCCCCTGCCTGTCACCCTGGCTCTGGGCGCCTTCCTCAACCACTGGAAGAACCGTTTCCACTGCGGCTTCAGCGTCATCGTGGGCTGA
- the APOA2 gene encoding apolipoprotein A-II, whose translation MKVLVAALLLLLCVCSLQAALVRREAPEEDAAPPATENFFTRQFQTFSDFMSEKLQVEELRSQAESYLDRANKQLEPLAQELRGNILKLFSSLLDLGKGEGQP comes from the exons ATGAAGGTGCTGGTGGccgccctgctgctgctgctctgcgtCTGCAGCCTCCAGGCCGCCCTGGTGAGGCGTGAGGCTCCGGAGGAGGACGCTGCCCCTCCAGCCACCGAGAACTTCTTCACCCGCCAATTCCAGACCTTCTCCGACTTCATGAGTGAGAAGCTGCAGGTGGAGGAGCTGCGCAGCCAGGCTGA GTCCTACCTGGACCGGGCCAACAAGCAACTGGAGCCACTGGCCCAGGAGCTGCGGGGCAACATCCTCAAGctcttctcctccctgctggACCTGGGCAAGGGTGAGGGGCAGCCCTGA
- the NR1I3 gene encoding nuclear receptor subfamily 1 group I member 3 isoform X1, whose translation MQAVQWRLGQEVVAAVPPVQAPSSASPAMSMSSPSDAEISSCLLPGTQVPRGEDEEPREKKVCAVCGDSATGYHFHVMTCEGCKGFFRRSINKGVRFTCPFARSCPITKAKRRQCQACRLQKCLDMGMRKDMIMSEEALRRRRALRGQRRLAQEQPEGLTAEQQELIDILIVAHQRTFDSSFSQFTHYWPAVRLYVPSPQPQSPLEPGTPAAWPPSPQPDCLDEDVLPDVFSMLPHIADLGTFMIQQIINFAKEIPAFRSLPIDDQISLLKGAAMEICQIQFNTVFNVETNAWECGQHCYTIKDGALAGFQQIYLEPLLKFHISLKKLQLHEAEYVLLQAMQLFSPDHASIAQRDFVDQFQEKVALTLKSYIDHRHPMPEGRFLYAKLLLLLTELQTLKMENTRQILHIQDLSSMTPLLSEIIS comes from the exons ATGCAGGCAGTTCAGTGGCGGCTGGGGCAGGAGGTCGTGGCGGCGG TCCCCCCAGTCCAGGCACCATCATCTGCATCCCCAGCCATGTCCATGTCGAGCCCCTCGGATGCAGAGATTAGCTCCTGCCTACTGCCAGGCACCCAGGTGCCCAGAGGGGAGGACGAAGAGCCCAGGGAGAAAAAGGTCTGCGCCGTGTGTGGGGACAGCGCCACTGGGTACCACTTCCACGTCATGACCTGCGAGGGCTGCAAGGGCTTCTTCAG GCGCTCCATCAACAAGGGCGTCCGCTTCACCTGCCCCTTCGCCCGGAGCTGCCCCATCACCAAGGCCAAGCGGCGGCAGTGCCAGGCCTGCCGCCTCCAGAAGTGCCTTGACATGGGCATGCGGAAGGACA TGATCATGTCGGAGGAggcgctgcggcggcggcgggcactgcgggggcagcggcggctgGCGCAGGAGCAGCCGGAGGGGCTGACGGCGGAGCAGCAGGAGCTCATCGACATCCTTATTGTGGCCCACCAGCGCACCTTTGACTCCAGCTTCTCCCAGTTCACACACTACTGG CCCGCTGTGCGTCTCTACGTCCCCAGCCCGCAGCCACAGAGCCCGCTGGAACCAGGCACCCCTGCCGCGTGGCCACCATCTCCGCAGCCAGACTGCCTGGACGAGGACGTGCTGCCCGACGTCTTCTCCATGCTGCCTCACATTGCTGACCTCGGCACCTTCATGATCCAGCAGATCATCAACTTCGCCAAGGAGATCCCAGCTTTCAG GAGCTTGCCCATCGACGACCAGATCTCGCTGCTGAAAGGGGCTGCCATGGAGATCTGCCAGATCCAGTTCAACACCGTCTTCAATGTGGAGACCAATGCCTGGGAGTGCGGGCAGCACTGCTACACCATCAAGGACGGAGCCCTGG CTGGCTTTCAGCAGATCTACCTGGAGCCGCTGCTCAAGTTCCACATCAGCCTGAAGAAGCTACAGCTGCACGAGGCCGAGTACGTCCTGCTCCAGGCCATGCAGCTCTTCTCACCAG ACCATGCCAGCATCGCCCAGCGGGACTTTGTCGACCAGTTCCAGGAGAAGGTGGCCCTGACGCTCAAGAGCTACATTGACCACCGGCACCCCATGCCCGAGGGCAG GTTTCTCTACGCaaagttgctgctgctgctgacagagctgcagacGCTGAAGATGGAGAACACACGACAGATCCTCCACATCCAGGACCTGTCCTCCATGACACCGCTGCTCTCCGAAATCATCAGCTAG
- the USP21 gene encoding ubiquitin carboxyl-terminal hydrolase 21, whose translation MPQASEHRVGRARDHTVVTSQPKAATKLPSGHRALSQERHAAALASAAAANGLSPAPKLRLLPPRPGPLDDRSKKLELDRGRASKRGEALRASACRRGPVKADHAVRVPGSPQAGAVPGSASFSLPTGASLVGREAERRRSNLARSKSISIGDLSQGGSRAEDVAAVLSRLVLRDCGHQLSAGSLVLRRSSSLRRVNVSPGLDGKPTAPLLSVRPEGCPRTRTAPDPPYAHSPSVPAPGSPALGRAPAPGRTEEKAAATHHTLLLGSGHVGLRNLGNTCFMNAVLQCLSSTKPLRDYCLRRDFQQEQPPGPRAPQELTEAFADVIAALWHPDSSEAVNPGRFKAVFQKYVPSFTGYSQQDAQEFLKFFMDRLHVEINRKGRRTPSILSDARRTPALEDPETLSDDERANQMWKRYLEREDSKIVDLFVGQLKSCLKCQACGYRSTTFEVFCDLSLPIPKKSFASGKVSLHDCFSLFTKEEELDSENAPVCDKCRQRTRSTKKLTIQRFPRILVLHLNRFSTTRYSIKKCSVFVDFPLQQLNLREFASEKAGSPVYSLYALCNHSGSVHYGHYTAFCRDPAGWRVYNDSRVSPISENQVPSSEGYVLFYELEEPPGRRP comes from the exons ATGCCCCAAGCCTCGGAGCACCGCGTCGGCCGGGCCAGGGACCACACTGTCGTCACCTCCCAGCCCAAGGCTGCCACCAAGTTGCCCAGCGGGCACCGGGCCCTGAGCCAGGAGCGTCATGCTGCCGCCTTGGCCTCCGCCGCTGCTGCCAACGGGCTCTCCCCGGCCCCCAAGCTTCGCCTCctgccgccccggcccggcccgctgGACGACCGCAGCAAGAAGCTGGAGCTGGACCGGGGTCGAGCCTCGAAACGTGGGGAAGCTCTCCGCGCTTCAGCGTGCCGGCGGGGGCCCGTGAAGGCAGACCACGCGGTGCGGGTGCCCGGCTCTCCACAGGCGGGCGCCGTGCCGGGCAGCGCCTCCTTTTCCCTGCCCACCGGGGCCTCGCTGGTGGGGCGTGAAGCAGAGCGCCGGCGGAGCAACCTGGCCCGCTCCAAATCCATCAGCATCGGGGACCTGAGCCAGGGCGGCAGCCGTGCCGAGGACGTGGCAGCGGTGCTGAGCCGGCTGGTGCTGAGGGACTGTGGCCACCAGCTGAGCGCCGGCTCGCTGGTGCTCAGGAGGAGCTCCTCTCTCCGGAGGGTCAATGTCTCTCCGGGGCTGGATGGGAAGCCTACTGCCCCGCTGCTCTCCGTCCGGCCTGAGGGCTGCCCGAGGACTCGTACTGCCCCCGACCCCCCGTACGCCCACAGCCCCAGCGTTCCGGCACCCGGCAGCCCCGCCctgggcagagccccagcacccGGCAGGACTGAGGAGAAGGCGGCAGCT ACCCATCAcaccctgctgctgggctcagGCCATGTCGGTCTCAGGAACCTGGGCAACACG TGCTTCATGAACGCCGTGCTGCAGTGCCTGAGCAGCACCAAGCCGCTGCGGGACTACTGCCTGCGCCGGGACttccagcaggagcagccccccggcccccgcgccccccaggAGCTCACCGAAG CCTTTGCCGATGTCATCGCTGCCCTCTGGCACCCTGACTCCTCCGAGGCTGTCAACCCCGGGCGCTTCAAGGCCGTCTTTCAGAAATATGTTCCCTCCTTCACTGGATACAG CCAGCAGGATGCACAGGAGTTCCTGAAGTTCTTCATGGACCGGCTGCACGTGGAGATCAACCGCAAGGGCCGCAGGACTCCCAGCATCCTCTCAGACGCTCGGCGGACCCCCGCGCTGGAGGACCCCGAGACGTTGAG CGATGACGAACGCGCCAACCAGATGTGGAAGCGATACCTGGAGAGGGAGGACAGCAAGATTGTGG ACCTCTTTGTGGGGCAGCTGAAGAGTTGCCTGAAGTGCCAGGCATGCGGCTACCGCTCCACCACCTTTGAGGTCTTCTGCGATCTCTCCCTGCCCATCCCAAAG AAGAGCTTTGCCAGTGGGAAGGTCTCACTCCACGACTGCTTCAGCCTCTTCACCAAGGAGGAGGAGTTGGATTCGGAGAACGCCCCG GTCTGTGACAAGTGCCGGCAGCGGACAAGGAGCACGAAGAAGCTGACCATCCAGCGCTTCCCCCGCATCCTGGTGCTCC ACCTGAACCGATTCTCCACCACCCGCTACTCCATCAAGAAATGCTCCGTCTTTGTGGACTTCCCCCTGCAGCAGCTCAACCTGCGGGAGTTCGCCAGCGAGAAGGCGG GCAGCCCCGTCTACAGCCTCTATGCCCTCTGCAACCACTCGGGCAGCGTTCACTACGGCCACTACACCGCCTTCTGCCGGGACCCAGCCGGCTGGCGCGTCTACAACGACTCCCG CGTCTCGCCTATCAGCGAGAACCAGGTACCGTCCAGCGAGGGCTACGTCCTCTTCTACGAGCTGGAGGAGCCCCCCGGCAGGAGGCCCTGa
- the NR1I3 gene encoding nuclear receptor subfamily 1 group I member 3 isoform X2: MQAVQWRLGQEVVAAAMSMSSPSDAEISSCLLPGTQVPRGEDEEPREKKVCAVCGDSATGYHFHVMTCEGCKGFFRRSINKGVRFTCPFARSCPITKAKRRQCQACRLQKCLDMGMRKDMIMSEEALRRRRALRGQRRLAQEQPEGLTAEQQELIDILIVAHQRTFDSSFSQFTHYWPAVRLYVPSPQPQSPLEPGTPAAWPPSPQPDCLDEDVLPDVFSMLPHIADLGTFMIQQIINFAKEIPAFRSLPIDDQISLLKGAAMEICQIQFNTVFNVETNAWECGQHCYTIKDGALAGFQQIYLEPLLKFHISLKKLQLHEAEYVLLQAMQLFSPDHASIAQRDFVDQFQEKVALTLKSYIDHRHPMPEGRFLYAKLLLLLTELQTLKMENTRQILHIQDLSSMTPLLSEIIS; the protein is encoded by the exons ATGCAGGCAGTTCAGTGGCGGCTGGGGCAGGAGGTCGTGGCGGCGG CCATGTCCATGTCGAGCCCCTCGGATGCAGAGATTAGCTCCTGCCTACTGCCAGGCACCCAGGTGCCCAGAGGGGAGGACGAAGAGCCCAGGGAGAAAAAGGTCTGCGCCGTGTGTGGGGACAGCGCCACTGGGTACCACTTCCACGTCATGACCTGCGAGGGCTGCAAGGGCTTCTTCAG GCGCTCCATCAACAAGGGCGTCCGCTTCACCTGCCCCTTCGCCCGGAGCTGCCCCATCACCAAGGCCAAGCGGCGGCAGTGCCAGGCCTGCCGCCTCCAGAAGTGCCTTGACATGGGCATGCGGAAGGACA TGATCATGTCGGAGGAggcgctgcggcggcggcgggcactgcgggggcagcggcggctgGCGCAGGAGCAGCCGGAGGGGCTGACGGCGGAGCAGCAGGAGCTCATCGACATCCTTATTGTGGCCCACCAGCGCACCTTTGACTCCAGCTTCTCCCAGTTCACACACTACTGG CCCGCTGTGCGTCTCTACGTCCCCAGCCCGCAGCCACAGAGCCCGCTGGAACCAGGCACCCCTGCCGCGTGGCCACCATCTCCGCAGCCAGACTGCCTGGACGAGGACGTGCTGCCCGACGTCTTCTCCATGCTGCCTCACATTGCTGACCTCGGCACCTTCATGATCCAGCAGATCATCAACTTCGCCAAGGAGATCCCAGCTTTCAG GAGCTTGCCCATCGACGACCAGATCTCGCTGCTGAAAGGGGCTGCCATGGAGATCTGCCAGATCCAGTTCAACACCGTCTTCAATGTGGAGACCAATGCCTGGGAGTGCGGGCAGCACTGCTACACCATCAAGGACGGAGCCCTGG CTGGCTTTCAGCAGATCTACCTGGAGCCGCTGCTCAAGTTCCACATCAGCCTGAAGAAGCTACAGCTGCACGAGGCCGAGTACGTCCTGCTCCAGGCCATGCAGCTCTTCTCACCAG ACCATGCCAGCATCGCCCAGCGGGACTTTGTCGACCAGTTCCAGGAGAAGGTGGCCCTGACGCTCAAGAGCTACATTGACCACCGGCACCCCATGCCCGAGGGCAG GTTTCTCTACGCaaagttgctgctgctgctgacagagctgcagacGCTGAAGATGGAGAACACACGACAGATCCTCCACATCCAGGACCTGTCCTCCATGACACCGCTGCTCTCCGAAATCATCAGCTAG
- the UFC1 gene encoding ubiquitin-fold modifier-conjugating enzyme 1 — translation MAEEAARRAVAELPLLRAAAGPRDREGWAARLKEEYRALIQYVENNKRADNDWFRLESNAEGTRWFGKCWYVHELLKYEFAIEFDIPVTYPSTAPEIAIPELDGKTAKMYRGGKICLSDHFKPLWARNVPKFGLAHLMALGLGPWLAVEIPDLVTKGIIQHKEK, via the exons ATGGCGGaggaggcggcgcggcgggcggtgGCGGAGCTGCCACTgctgcgggcggcggcggggccgcgggacCGGGAGGGCTGGGCGGCGCGGCTGAAGGAGGAGTACCGCGCCCTCATCCAG taCGTGGAGAACAACAAACGCGCCGATAACGACTGGTTCCGCCTGGAGTCCAACGCCGAGGGCACCCG GTGGTTCGGGAAGTGCTGGTATGTCCACGAGCTGCTCAAGTACGAATTCGCCATCGAGTTTGAT atCCCGGTGACCTACCCCTCCACCGCCCCCGAGATCGCCATCCCTGAGCTGGACGGGAAGACGGCCAAGATGTACAG GGGGGGCAAGATCTGCCTCAGCGACCACTTCAAGCCTCTCTGGGCCAGGAACGTCCCCAAATTCGGCTTGGCCCATCTGATGGCACTGGGG CTGGGCCCCTGGCTGGCCGTGGAGATCCCCGACCTCGTCACCAAAGGCATCATCCAGCACAAGGAGAAGTGa